In Pedobacter sp. WC2423, the following are encoded in one genomic region:
- a CDS encoding 2-hydroxyacid dehydrogenase, with protein sequence MNGKILIVDDLHPVFKSRAEQLGYEADDRPLITRAETLAVISGYDGIAVRTKFKIDRELMEAAPGLKFVARAGAGLDNIDEAYAKERNIKLLNAPEGNRDAVGEHAMGMLLSLINTHRKADMEIRNGIWDREGNRGWELKGKTVGIIGYGFMGSSMARKLSGFEVKVLAYDKYKTGFSDAYAQECSMEEIVKHSDVLSLHIPLTSETRQMVDEEYLYHFKKNIFFINTARGEIVNTKAVLAAIKSGKILGAGLDVLEVEKFPALAEQDWFTELKASEKVILTPHVGGWTFDSYRKISEVLADKLEQI encoded by the coding sequence ATGAACGGTAAAATTTTAATTGTTGATGATTTACACCCTGTATTCAAAAGCAGGGCAGAACAATTAGGTTATGAAGCAGACGATCGTCCATTAATCACCAGGGCAGAAACGCTGGCGGTGATTTCAGGATATGATGGTATTGCAGTACGGACGAAGTTTAAGATAGACAGGGAGCTGATGGAAGCTGCACCGGGGCTTAAATTTGTAGCCAGAGCAGGGGCAGGATTGGATAATATTGATGAGGCTTATGCGAAGGAGCGGAATATTAAGTTGCTGAATGCACCGGAAGGTAACAGGGATGCAGTAGGGGAACATGCGATGGGGATGTTGCTTTCACTAATCAATACGCACCGCAAGGCTGATATGGAGATCAGGAACGGAATCTGGGATCGGGAAGGTAACCGTGGATGGGAGCTGAAAGGTAAAACTGTCGGGATTATCGGATATGGTTTTATGGGAAGCAGTATGGCCAGAAAACTTTCGGGTTTCGAGGTGAAAGTGCTTGCTTATGATAAATATAAAACAGGCTTTTCTGATGCTTATGCGCAGGAATGCAGCATGGAAGAGATTGTTAAACATAGTGATGTGCTGAGTTTACATATTCCACTGACTTCGGAAACCAGGCAAATGGTGGATGAGGAATATTTATACCATTTCAAAAAGAATATATTTTTTATCAATACGGCCAGAGGCGAGATTGTAAATACGAAAGCGGTATTGGCAGCGATTAAATCGGGTAAAATATTAGGTGCAGGACTGGATGTGCTGGAAGTTGAAAAATTCCCGGCATTGGCAGAACAGGACTGGTTTACTGAATTGAAAGCATCTGAAAAAGTTATTCTGACGCCACATGTTGGTGGATGGACTTTTGATTCGTATAGAAAAATTTCTGAGGTGCTTGCTGATAAGCTGGAGCAGATTTAG
- the rsmA gene encoding 16S rRNA (adenine(1518)-N(6)/adenine(1519)-N(6))-dimethyltransferase RsmA codes for MSLVRAKKHLGQHFLTDKKIAAKIVDGLVHTDQYSQVLEVGPGMGILSDILLERKDLETFMIDIDVESYHFLKDKYPQMGERLINGDFLKMDLKKVFSGKYAIIGNFPYNISSQILFKVLEHRENVVEMVGMFQKEVAERCASKSGTKDYGILSVLIQAYYNIDYLFSVKPGTFNPPPKVNSGVIRLSRNERATLDCDEKLFWIVVKAGFNQRRKTLRNALSGVLPKVKMDDNIYFEKRAEQLSVEDFITLTQLVTRLAL; via the coding sequence ATGAGTTTGGTAAGGGCGAAAAAACATTTAGGGCAACATTTTTTGACCGATAAAAAAATAGCAGCTAAAATTGTAGACGGTCTTGTCCATACCGATCAGTACAGTCAGGTGCTTGAAGTAGGGCCGGGTATGGGTATCCTTTCGGACATTCTGCTGGAAAGAAAAGACCTGGAAACCTTTATGATTGATATTGATGTGGAATCTTATCATTTCTTAAAAGATAAGTATCCGCAAATGGGCGAAAGGTTAATTAACGGGGATTTTTTGAAAATGGATCTGAAAAAAGTATTTTCCGGCAAATACGCTATCATAGGTAATTTTCCTTATAATATTTCTTCACAGATCTTGTTTAAGGTTTTGGAACACAGAGAAAATGTAGTAGAGATGGTAGGCATGTTTCAAAAAGAAGTGGCAGAACGCTGTGCATCTAAAAGCGGAACAAAAGATTACGGGATTCTAAGTGTGCTGATCCAGGCCTATTATAATATTGATTATTTATTTTCTGTAAAGCCAGGAACTTTTAATCCTCCTCCTAAAGTGAACTCGGGTGTAATCCGTTTGAGCAGAAACGAGCGGGCGACTTTGGATTGCGATGAGAAATTATTCTGGATTGTCGTTAAAGCCGGATTTAATCAGCGTAGAAAAACATTAAGAAATGCTTTGTCGGGCGTATTGCCTAAAGTTAAAATGGATGACAATATCTATTTTGAAAAAAGAGCAGAGCAATTGAGCGTAGAAGATTTTATTACCCTTACACAGCTGGTCACCAGGCTGGCGTTATAA
- the pdxA gene encoding 4-hydroxythreonine-4-phosphate dehydrogenase PdxA yields MSNKIKIGISIGDVNGIGLEVILKTLANNSILDYCTPIVYGHTKVASYHRKALGLGDFSFNVINDAEAANPKKANMINCWEEDVKIELGVANEIGGKYALLSLERATEDLIKGNIDALVTAPINKHTIQAENFQFPGHTEYLQERTGSSDVLMFLLSEDIRVGVVTGHIPVSKVAESITKESIVKKLLLINKSLKRDFWIEKPRIAVLGLNPHAGDNGLLGSEEQDIIMPAIQEAFDSGVICFGPYPADGFFGKGAYKQFDAVLAMYHDQGLIPFKTIAFGTGVNFTAGMKYVRTSPDHGTGFDIAGKDLADPSSFIEALFAATHIVKHRREQDELLSNQLRSGGKIIETAADVKDDAN; encoded by the coding sequence ATGAGCAATAAAATCAAAATAGGTATCAGTATAGGTGATGTAAACGGCATAGGTTTGGAAGTGATTCTGAAAACTTTAGCCAATAACAGTATTCTGGATTACTGCACTCCTATCGTTTATGGACATACAAAAGTAGCCTCTTACCATAGAAAAGCACTGGGTTTAGGTGATTTCAGTTTCAATGTCATCAATGATGCTGAAGCAGCTAATCCTAAAAAAGCAAATATGATCAACTGCTGGGAAGAGGATGTAAAGATTGAACTCGGTGTGGCCAATGAAATTGGTGGAAAATATGCCTTGTTATCTTTAGAAAGAGCAACAGAAGACCTGATCAAAGGAAATATTGACGCTTTAGTCACTGCTCCGATTAATAAACATACGATACAAGCTGAGAATTTTCAATTCCCTGGCCATACAGAATACTTACAGGAACGCACGGGCAGTTCTGATGTTCTCATGTTTTTATTGAGTGAAGATATTCGTGTAGGGGTAGTTACAGGCCATATTCCTGTTTCTAAAGTTGCAGAAAGTATCACAAAAGAAAGTATTGTTAAAAAACTTTTACTGATCAATAAGAGTCTGAAAAGAGATTTCTGGATTGAGAAACCAAGAATTGCGGTATTAGGGTTAAATCCTCATGCTGGTGACAATGGTTTGCTGGGTAGTGAAGAACAGGACATTATCATGCCTGCGATTCAGGAAGCCTTCGATTCAGGTGTAATTTGCTTTGGCCCTTATCCTGCGGATGGATTTTTCGGCAAAGGTGCTTATAAACAATTCGATGCGGTACTGGCCATGTATCATGACCAGGGCTTAATCCCTTTCAAGACCATTGCTTTCGGAACCGGTGTAAACTTTACTGCCGGAATGAAGTATGTACGTACCTCTCCTGATCATGGTACAGGCTTCGATATTGCCGGAAAAGACCTGGCAGACCCATCTTCTTTTATAGAAGCACTTTTTGCGGCGACACACATTGTAAAACACAGACGTGAACAGGACGAACTGTTAAGCAACCAGTTAAGAAGCGGCGGAAAAATTATAGAAACTGCGGCAGATGTGAAGGATGATGCAAATTAA